TGGGGTGCCTTCCCGACGCTGCCCGTCGCAACCGGAGAAGACTGATGTTCGAGACGCTCAAGGAGCAACCCGCCGACAAGATCCTGCAGCTGATGCAGCTGTTCAAGGAGGATCCGCGCGAGAACAAGATCGACCTCGGCGTCGGCGTCTACAAGGACGCCAGCGGCAACACCCCGATCATGCGCGCCGTGAAGGCGGCGGAAAAGCAGCTGTGGGAGGCCGAGCAGACCAAGGCCTATACCGGGCTTGCGGGCGATCCGGCCTATGGCGATGCCATGGTGTCGCTGGTGCTGGGCGATGCGGTCCCGCGGAGCCAGGTCGCGGCGGCGGCGACGCCGGGCGGCACCGGCGCGGTGCGGCAGGCCTTCGACATGATCCGCATGGCGAACCCCGCCGCGCGGGTCTTCGTCAGCGATCCGACATGGCCGAACCACCTGTCGATCCTGAAGCACATGCAGATCGAGACCGTGCCCTACCGCTATTTCGACGACGAGACGCGGGGCGTCGACTTCGACGGCATGATGGCGGACCTCGACGCGGTGAAGTCGGGTGACGTGGTGCTGGTGCATGGCTGCTGCCACAACCCGACGGGCGCCAACCTGAACATGACCCAGTGGAAGGCGCTGGTGGAGCTGCTGCTGGCCAAGGGCGCGGTGCCCATGGTCGACATCGCCTATCAGGGCTTTGGCGACGGGCTTGAGGAAGACGCGCAGGCGGTGCGCCTGATCGCCTCGTCGGTGCCCGAGTGCCTGATCGCGGCTTCCTGCTCGAAGAACTTCGGCATCTACCGCGAGCGCACGGGCCTTCTGATGGCGGTGGCGCAGGACCCGGCGAAGCAGAAGCTGAACCAGGGCACGCTGAATTACCTGAACCGGCAGAACTTTTCGTTCCCGCCTGATCATGGCGCGCGGCTGGTGACCATGGTGCTGACCGACGACGCCCTGCGCGCCGACTGGCAGGCGGAGCTGGAGGAGGTCCGCAACACCATGCTGGGCCTGCGCGAGCAACTGGCGGGCGAGTTGCAGCGGCTGTCGGGCTCCGACCGGTTCGGCTTCATCGCGCAGCACCGGGGCATGTTCTCGCGCATCGGCGCCACGCCCGAGCAGGTGCAGACCATGCGCGACGATTTCGGTGTCTACATGGTGGGCGACTCGCGGATGAACATCGCGGGGCTGAACAAGACGACCGTGCCGATCCTCGCCGAGGCCATCGTCAAGGCAGGCGTCTGACGCCACGGGGGCGGGCAGGCAGGGCCTGCCCCGTCCTTCCTCAAGATCCCGCTGCGGGTCCCTTCAACGGAGTGCCTGACGGCAGGCTGGATGTTCCGGCCCCCCCGCCTGTTCTCCCCCGCCACGCCGGGGGGACCGCAGATCAGGCCGATCCCGAAACAGGGGTGTCTCTCTTTCCGCTCAGCCCTCTGGCGCGCTTTGGGCGGTCCGGGCAGGGCGTCATCGAGCCCGGTCTCTGTGCACGGCCCATCGCCAGAGCCTCTCTCCGAAAATGCCGCCGTCCGTCCCGGACAACCGGCGTTCCCCTCAGCCGCCGTGCCGCGCGCGGCTGTCCTCGGGGGCCTCCGCCCGATCCTCCTTGCCGTAGTCGCGCAGCACATGCGCCACCCGCAGCCGGTATCCGGCGAAGAGCCCGCCGCGTCCGGCCTCCTGCGCCGCGCGGTGCTTTTCCAGCTGGCGCCAGCGGTCGACCGCCGCCTCGTCCTCGAAGAAACTGATCGACAGAAGCTTGTCCGGGTTCGTCAGGCTCTGGAACCGCTCGACCGAGATGAAGCCCTCAACCTGCTCGACCAGCGGCCGCATGGTGGCCGCGATGTCGAGATAGGCCTGCTTCTTTCCCTCTGCCGGGATCACTTCGAAAATGATGGCGATCATGGCTGTCCTCTTCCGTGCTGTCACAGTGCTCCAGCGCCCGTGCCGGCACAGGCTAAGGTCAGGGCCGCGCTTGGCGGCCCCCCTGGCACGGCGTCCTGTGAAATCGCCGGCCTTTGGTGTTTCTCTCGCGGTGAGTGTGAGAATGAAGCGCGAGAGGTCAATGGTCTTGCGAGCGACCTGCAAGAACCGGCGCTTTACCCGACCGACCGGCTGCGTTAACCAGCGGGCGAGGGGATCGGGTGGGGACTGCCGTGGGCGATTTTGCGACCTTGAGCCTTGAGGGCAGCGGGCTGGAGCGGCAACCGCGGGTTCCCCCGGACAAACGCGCCAAGGGCTACGCGGACCGCTTCGACGCCACGACGCTGTGGCTGGACGCGGTCTGGACGGGGCAGGAGGTGGTTCTTGTCTGCCCGCGGCTCAACAACCTGTGGTTCACGGTGACCTGCGCCGCCTTTGCGCTGGACGGCAGGCCCGTACGCGCCCGCCTGCGGCGCTATTACCGCCATACGCTGATCTCGCTGAAGGCCCCGGTCCGGCCAGACAGGGTTTCCGTCCGGATCGGCGACTGGGTCGGAGAGACCGGGGTTCACGGGCCGCAGACCGCCGGTTTCGCGGGCCTCAACGTGCTGATGACCCTGTCCAAGGACAACGATCCCGCGTGGATCGAGGACTGGGCGCGGTTCCATGTGCGCCACCACGGGGCTCAGGCCTGCCTTTTCGTCGACAACGGGTCGGCGGAACACGGACCCGAGGCAATCCGCCCGGCGCTGGAGCGCGCGGGCCTTTCGCGGTCGGTGATCCTCTCGGCCCCGCTGCGCTACGGACCGCGTGGCAAGCCGCCCTTCGTCAATGCCGAACTGTTCCTGCAGACCGGGGTGATGAACGTGCTGCGCCTGCGCTTCCTGAAGCAGGCGCGGGCGGTGCTGAACTGCGACATCGACGAACTGGTGATGACCCCGGGCCGGACGGTCTTTGACCTCGCCGCCGGATCGGCGCGCGGTTTCGTGCAGTTCCCGGGCCGCTGGGTGCACCCGGCGCCGGGGTCGGAGGGATGGTCATGGCACGCGCGCCACACCTATGCCGACAGCCCGGCGCGACCCTGCCCGCCGAAATGGTGCATCGTGCCGGACGGTCCGCTGGGGCGGTTTCAGTGGCGCCCGCATGAACTGGAAGGGCTGCCGCTTCAGCGGCGGTTCCGTGCCGAAAGCGCATGGTTCTATCACTGCCGGACCATCACCAACGGGTGGAAGTCGCAGAGCCGCACCGGGGTCAACGACAACACGGTGCCGGACGAGGTTCTGGTCGCCGCGCTCGATGCGGCAGATTTGCCGCGCCGGACGGGTTGAAAACGCGGGCTCCGGGCGCCAGATTCCCGATGGTCCGCCCGATCCGGGCCCCATGATCCTTGTGCCCGGCCAGCAGGTCGCGCGCCGCCGCTCGGCGGCAGGGCAGCGATCCGGGGCCGGGAGGGGATCGGCATCATGATGCAACACAAGGAGAGCCCTCGAATGGCCAGCCCTGCAATGGTCCTGTTCGCCCCGTCGATCGCGCTGTGGATCGGCGCGCAGTCATGGCGGCGCAAGCGTCTGAAACGCGCGGCCGGGGATCTTCCGACGAAGCTGCGGCGCCTTCTGGGGCCAGATCCGGATTATCTGCCGCCCGAGGGGGGCGCCGCATCGCCAGAGATGGCGGATTACGCGAAACTGCACCGCAAGACCGGGCGCGTGGCCAATGTGGTCGGCCTGCTGGCCTGCCTCTGGCTGCTTTTTGTCGCCTATCTCGCCCTGCGGGGCCATACCCTGCCCTGACGGCAGGGGTATAAATCGCTGGGCGCGCGTCCCGTCTCTGGGCGGCGCAGGGGGTCCTTTTGGCTGGCGCCGTGACGGCTTTGCGTGGCAAGGATCGGTTTCCGGATCGCAAGATGCGCCCCCTCCGTTGAGAATCCACAGCGCAGGTGTTATATCTGGGTCACACCCGGCGCCGGGGTGTGGCACGGCGCGAGCAATATAGGAGGACTATGTCCTGTCTGCGACGGCATATGCGGCGGAAGCCGCAGCACAAGGTGCGGCGATGGGTGCCGTGACTTCCAGCAAACCTGGCGGCGAAGCCCTTCTTGCCAGGGTTCTCTCCATACTCTCCGACAACAAGGCCGAGGATATCGTGCAGATCGACCTGCGCGGAAAATCCTCCGTCTGCGATCACATGGTGATCTGCTCCGGTCGCTCGTCGCGGCAGGTCAGCGCGCTGGCGGAGAAGCTGGCCGATACGCTCAAGGCGGAGTTCGGCATCCTCAGCCAGACCGAGGGCCGTGACACCGGCGATTGGGTGCTGATCGACGCGGGCGACGTGGTCGTCCATGTCTTCCGCCCCGAAGTGCGCGAGTTCTACCAGCTGGAAAAGATGTGGCAGCCCGTGGGGGCCGCGACCGGGGCCTGACGACGGGTCATGCGGGTGCATCTTTGCGTTGTGGGCCGGCTGAAGGCCGGTCCCGAACACGCGCTTGTTTCAGATTACATCAAGCGATTCGACCGCAGCGGGCGGGCCATGGGGCTGGGCCCGCTGACGGTCCATGAAGTCGACGACCGCAAGGGTGGTGGCATGGCCGGGGAAGCCGTGCTGCTGCGGCGCGCCCTGCCGTCCTGCGCGCGGCTTTGCGTGATGGACGAACGCGGGCGGGTGATGGGCTCCCCGGCCTTCGCAGAAAGGCTGGCGGGCTGGCGCGATACCGGGACGCAGGATCTGGCCTTTGTGATTGGCGGCGCGGACGGGATCGACCCGGCCCTGCGCGCCGAGGCGGATTTCGCGCTGAGCTTCGGAGAGATGGTCTGGCCGCATATGCTGGTGCGGGTGATGCTGACCGAACAGCTGTATCGCGCCGCGTCGATCCTCGCCGGGGCGCCTTACCACCGGGCGTGATGGCCTGCGGCGGCGGGGCTGGGGGCTCTGCCCCCGGCCTGCGGCCTCCCCCGAGGTGTTTTCAGACCAGAGAAGGGCGGGTCAGCTGTAGGCGATCCAGAGCAGGACCGCGCCCAGGATGATCCGGTAGATCACGTAGGGCGTGAAGCTGACCGACCGCAGCAGGCGCATCATCAGCGCCAGCGCGCCAAGGGCTGCGACAAAGGCAAAGGCGGCGGCGATCGCGCCGTCTCGGGCGGCGGCGGCATCGGCGGTGGTGGCGACTTCAAGCCCCAGCAGGGTGCCCGAGGCGATGATCGTCGGGATCGACATCAGCATTGCCAGCTTGGCGGCATCCTGCCGCGTGTAACCCAGCCGTCGCGCTGCCGTGATGGTGATGCCCGACCGCGAGGTGCCCGGGATCAGCGCCACCGCCTGCCACAGGCCCATGATGATCGCGTCCCGCAGGTTCCAGTCCGTATCGGTCCTGACCGTGGGGCTGCGGGTGTCGGCCCACCACAGCACCAGCCCGAAGCCCAGCATCGCCCAGCCGATCACCGCGACCGAGCGCAGGGCGTCGTCCAGCCCGGTGAGCTTCAGGGCCAGGCCCGCGAGGATCACCGGGATGGTGGCCATCAGCAGCAGGAAGGCCAGCTCGGCGCCCGCCGTGTCGCGGCGCCCGGTCAGCAGGCGCAGCGCGCCCGAGGCGGCCATCGCCACATCACGGCGGAAGTAGAGGATCACCGCGAAAAGCGTGCCGACGTGCACCGCAACGTCGATCACCTGCCCCTGATCCTGCATGCCGGTCAGTGAGGGCAGGAGAATCAGGTGCCCCGAGGAGGAAACCGGCAGGAACTCCGTAACGCCCTGGATGAGCGCGAGAATCAGAAGTTGAGTGAGGGGCATTGAGGCCATCCGGGTGAGATTTACATGCCGGGTATAACCCCATGTTACGGAAAGGAAAGAATCGAATTAGGTAAGCAACCGGACCTATTTATCGACTACCGAAGCGCCCTCGATGCTTTCAAGGTGCAGGATTTCGACATATAGGTCAGCAATTATGACTTTTAATCCGGTTGCGGCTTCTGTATCAGGTGCGGGAGCTCTGACGCACCCATTTCTGGAAGAGGCACGTACTATGGCAAAGCAGCCGATGCTTAAGTTTGTCACGACCCAGCGGGAAATGCCCGCAAAGCGCGAGGCTGATGTCCGGAATCGGGACTTTGCCGAAATTTACGCCGAATATGCCGACCAGAAGGCCAAGGAGCAGGCATCGCGGTGTTCGCAATGCGGCGTTCCCTACTGCCAGAGCCACTGCCCCCTGCACAACAACATCCCCGACTGGCTGAACCTGACCGCCACGGGCCGCCTGCAGGAGGCCTATGAGATCAGCCAGGCCACCAATACCTTCCCCGAGATCTGCGGCCGCATCTGCCCGCAGGACCGCCTGTGCGAAGGCAATTGCGTGATCGAGCAGTCGGGCCATGGCACCGTGACCATCGGCTCTGTCGAGAAATACATCACCGATACGGCCTGGGAAGAAGGCTGGGTGAAGCCAGCCGCCCCCGAGGTGGAGCGCAAGGAAAGCGTCGGCATCATCGGCGCCGGGCCGGGCGGTCTGGCCGCCGCCGACATGCTCCGCCGCGCCGGGGTGCAGGTGACGGTCTACGACCGCTACGACCGCTCGGGCGGGTTGCTGACCTACGGCATTCCCGGCTTCAAGCTGGAGAAAGAGGTGGTCATGCGCCGCAACAAGCAGCTTGAGGCGGGCGGCGTGCGCTTCGTCATGAACTGCAGCGTGGGCGAGGACATGTCTTTCGAGGAGATCCGCGCGCAGCATGACGCGGTCATCATCGCCACCGGCGTCTACAAGAGCCGCGATCTGGGCGGGCCCGGCGCGGGCGCCAAGGGTATCGTCAAGGCCATCGACTACCTGACCGCCTCGAACCGGGTCGCCAATTTCGGCGATACCGTGGCCGAGTACGACAGCGGCGAGCTGAACGCCAAGGGCAAGAAGGTCGTGGTGATCGGCGGCGGCGATACGGCGATGGACTGCGTGCGCACCGCGATCCGGCAGGGCGCCGAAAGCGTCAAATGCCTGTATCGCCGCGACCGGGCGAATATGCCGGGATCGCAGCGCGAGGTGCAGAACGCCGAGGAAGAGGGTGTACAGTTCGAGTGGCTGACCGCCCCGGCGGGTTTCAAGTCCGGCGAGGCTGACGCCGTGGACTCGGTGATCGTGCAGAAGATGCGCCTTGGCGCGCCCGATGCCAGCGGACGCCAGTCGCCGGAGGTGATCGAGGGGTCGGATTACGACGAGCCCGCCGACCTGGTGATCAAGGCGCTGGGGTTCGAACCCGAAGAACTGCCGACGCTCTGGGGCTGCCCCGAGCTGGAAGTGACCCGTTGGGGCACCGTGAAGGCTCAGTTCACCAGCGGGCGCACCGCGCTGGAGGGCGTCTACGCGGTGGGTGATATCGTACGCGGCGCATCCCTGGTGGTCTGGGCGATCCGCGACGGGCGTGACTGCGCCGAGGCGATCCTTGGCGATCTGAACAGCCGGGCCGCGGCCATCGCGGCCGAGTGACGCCATGGCCGGTCACGGCGCGGCGGTCTGCGTGCAGGCGATCCGCGCCGGGCTTTGCCGGTGGAACGGATGACGAAACAGGGATCGACCGGGTCGGCGGTGCCGGCCTCTGGAGGGCTTAAGGGTGAGAACGGGGAATGCCATCGCGGGACTGACGGGCGGTCTGATGATCGCCGCGATGACCTGTGGCGCGACGGCACCCGCGCTGGCCGGGGCGCTTTTCGAGCCGCCCGCGGGCTGCGCGGTCTACCTGACCACGCAGAACCGGGGTTGCCGGGTGGTGAACCACTACAGCTGCCCCGCCGTGCACCCGGATCACCGCTGGAGCCATCGCTTCGTCCCCGGTTCCGGCGCATGGGTCAGCCGCATCGACGGCGATGCGCAGTGGGTCGAAAGCGGCCCCGAGGCAGAGCCGGACTGGATGCGCACCCAGTGGCCTGTCGAGGATGCCGGAAGTGTCAGCGAGTTGATCGAGACCGGGGTGGACGCCTACGATTTCATCCAGCGCAGCCGCAGCGGGATCACCGAGCGGGTGAGCGGTTTCGACAAGGTGATCGGTGAGGTCGTGGTGGATGGCGAGCCGCTCTTGCGGACGCAGTTCGAGGCGACCTATCGCGACGTGAACGGCACCGTGACGCGGCAGGTGCAGGGCGAGGAATATGTCTCGGTGAAGCACCGGCGCTTCTTTGGTAACATGCTGATCGAGATGGTGGATGGACGCGAGATCGCGCGGCACAGCCGCGGGCCGGTAGACTTCGTCTATCCGGGGGAAGAGGGGTTCCGCTCTCTCGATCCGCAGTATGATTGCGATGTGATCAGCGGGATGCCGAATGGCGCGTTCGTGGCGGGTGTCGGACCGGGGGCCAGCCCGTCGCCATTGTCGCTCGGACCAATGGCGCACCAATGGCAACCCCCCGGGATATTTTCGGACAGAAGAAACATGGGCGCGCGCGTGATCGGGGGGCGGTCGTGATGGTGCGGTCGGGTCGGTGTCTTTGCGGCTCGGTCTTTTTCGAGGCAGCGGAGACGGGTGGTTTCGGTGTCTGCCATTGCGCGCAGTGTCGGCGCTGGCTGGGCTCTGCCATGTTCGCCATCACGGTGCCCGAGCCGGCGATGCGCGTTGCGGGGGTGGAGAACATCCGCAGCCTCCGATCGTCGGACTGGGCGTCGCGGAGTTTCTGCGGGAAGTGCGGCTCGGCGCTGTGGTATCGCTACGACAAGGGTGTCGACGGTGCGGGCGATTATGAGGTGGCGGTCGGGCTGTTGGACGACGCCGGGGGGCTGGTGCTGGAACGCGAGATCTTCGCGGATCAGAAGCCGGAGTGCTGGTCGCTTGCGGGCGACCACCCGAAGCTGAGCCGGGCCGAGACGCTGGCGCTTTACGGGGGTGGGGCATGAGTGTGGCAAGGGGGCATTGCCTTTGCGGCGCGGTGACGGTGCAGGTCACGGACCTGCCGGACGAGCTGTCGGCCTGTCATTGCGCCTTGTGCACCCGCTGGGGCGGGGGCGTGCAGATGGGCATCGAGGTGCCGCTGTCGGCGCTGACCGTCGCGGGCCCGGTCAAGCGGCATCGCTCGTCCGAACTTGCGGACCGGGCGTGGTGCGACACCTGCGGGTCCTCGCTGTTTCTGGCGGGGCACGGAGAGGATGTGGTCTGGCTGAGCCCGGGCCTTTTTGAAAACGCCGGAGGGGCGGAACTGGTCAGCGTGGTCTACGCCGACCGCCACCCGGACGGCTTCTGGCTGGAAGGGGCGCGCGTCGAGCGCGTCTCGCAACAAGACTACGAAGCGGACAATCCGCATCTGAACGAGGAGTGCTGAGCCATGACCAAGTACGATCAAGACTGGGTTCGCCGCGAGGAAGCCAAGCGCAAGTGGATGTCCGAGAACGGCATGTACCACGAGAGCGAAGAGCATTCGTCCTGCGGCGTGGGGCTTGTGGTGTCGCTGGACGGCTCGCCGTCGCGGCGTGTGGTCGAGGCGGGGATCACCGCGCTGAAGGCGATCTGGCACCGTGGTGCGGTCGATGCGGACGGCAAGACCGGTGACGGCGCGGGCATTCACGTGCAGATCCCGGTGCCCTTCTTCTACGACCAGATCCAGCGCACCGGTCACCACCCGCGTCAGGACGAGCTGATCGCCGTGGGGCAGGTGTTCCTGCCGCGCACGGATTTCGGCGCGCAGGAGGCCTGCCGGACCATCGTCGAGACCGAAGTGCTGCGGATGGGCTATTACATCTATGGCTGGCGCCATGTGCCGGTCGATGTGTCCTGCCTTGGCGAAAAGGCCAATGCGACGCGGCCCGAGATCGAGCAGATCCTGATTTCGAACGCCAAGGGCGTGGACGAAGAGACCTTCGAGCGTGAGCTTTACGTGATCCGGCGCCGGATCGAGAAGGCGGCGGCGGCGGCGGGCATCGCCGGGGCGGGCGGGCTGTATATTGCCTCGCTGTCCTGCCGGTCGATCATCTACAAGGGCATGATGCTGGCCGAGCAGGTGGCGGAGTTCTATCCCGACCTGCAGGACGAGCGCTTCGAGTCCGCCTTCGCGATCTATCACCAGCGCTATTCCACCAACACCTTCCCGCAGTGGTGGCTGGCGCAGCCCTTCCGCATGCTCGCCCACAATGGCGAGATCAACACGCTGAAGGGCAACCTGAACTGGATGAAGAGCCACGAGATCCGCATGGCCTCGTCCGCCTTCGGCGAGATGGCCGAGGACATCAAGCCGATCATCGCCAACGGGGCGTCGGATTCGGCGGCCCTGGACGGGGTGTTCGAGGTGCTGGTGCGCGCCGGACGCTCGGCGCCCATGGCCAAGACCATGCTGGTGCCCGAGTCCTGGTCGAAGCAGGCGGTGGAACTGCCCGAGTCGTGGCGCGACATGTATTCCTACTGCAATTCGGTGATGGAGCCGTGGGACGGCCCCGCCGCCCTTGCCATGACCGATGGCCGCTGGGTCTGCGGCGGGCTGGACCGCAACGGCTTGCGTCCCATGCGCTATGTCGTGACCGGTGACGGGCTGCTGATCGCCGGGTCCGAGGTGGGCATGGTTCCCACCGACGAGGCCACGGCGCGCGAAAAGGGCGCGCTTGGGCCGGGCCAGATGATCGCCGTCGACATGAAAGAGGGCAAGCTTTACCGCGACGTCGAGATCAAGGACAAGCTGGCCGCTGCGCAGCCCTTCGGCGAGTGGGTCGGCAAGATCACCGAGCTGGACGAGACGCTGAACGCGGTCACCGAGAGTGCCAAGTTCGAGGGCGCGGAACTGCGCCGCCGCCAGATCGCCGCAGGCTACACCATCGAAGAGCTCGAGCAGACGCTGTCGCCCATGGCCGAGGACGGCAAAGAGGCGCTGGCCTCGATGGGGGACGACACGCCCTCTGCGGTGCTGTCGAAGAAGTATCGCCCGCTGTCGCATTTCTTTCGGCAGAACTTCAGCCAGGTGACGAACCCGCCCATCGACAGCCTGCGCGAATTCCGGGTGATGTCGCTGAAGACGCGTTTCGGCAACCTCAAGAACGTGCTGGATGAATCGAGCGCCCAGACCGAGATCCTCGTGCTGGACACGCCCTTCGTGGGCAATGCCCAGTTCGAGGCGCTGAAGGGGCAGTTCAACGCGCCCTGCGTCGAGATCGACTGTACTTTCACCGCCGGCAAGGATGCGCTGCGCGAGGGTCTGGCCCGCATCCGGGCCGAGGCCGAGGATGCCGTGCGCTCGGGCGCCGGGCACCTGATCCTGACCGATGAGCATTGCGATGCGGACAAGGTCGCGATGCCGATGATCCTCGCGACCAGCGCGGTGCACAGCTACCTGACCCGCAAAGGCCTGCGGACCTTCTGCTCGATCAACGTGCGCTCGGCGGAATGCATCGATCCGCATTACTTCGCCGTCCTGATCGCGGCGGGGGCGACCATCGTGAACCCCTACCTCGCCGAGGACAGCCTTGCGGACCGCATCAAGCGCGGCCTGCTGGATATGACCCTGACCGAGGCAGTCGCCGCCTACCGCGAGGCCATCGACGCGGGCATGCTGAAGATCATGTCCAAGATGGGGATCTCGGTCATCTCCTCCTATCGCGGCGGTCTGAACTTCGAGGCCGTGGGCCTCAGCCGTGCGATGGTGGCGGAGTACTTCCCCGGCATGATCTCCCGCATCTCGGGGATCGGCGTGAAGGGTATCCAGAAGAAGGCCGAGGAGATCCACGCGCTGGGTTTCCGTGGTGGACGCGACGTGCTGCCCATCGGCGGCTTCTACAAGTCGCGCAAGTCGGGTGAAACCCACGCTTGGGGTGCGCAGACCATGCACCTGATGCAGGCCGCTTGCGACCGTGCCTCTTACGAGATGTGGAAGCAGTATTCCAATGCCATGCAGGCCAACCCGCCGATCCACCTGCGGGACCTTCTGGACGTGAAGCCACTGGGCAAGCCGGTGCCGCTGGAAGAGGTTGAGAGCATCACCGCGATCCGCAAGCGTTTTGTGACGCCGGGCATGTCGCTGGGCGCACTGTCGCCCGAGGCGCACAAGACGCTGAACGTCGCGATGAACCGGATCGGCGCCAAGTCGGATTCCGGTGAGGGCGGCGAGGATCCGGCGCACTTCGTGCCGGAACCCAACGGCGACAACCCCTCTGCGAAGATCAAGCAGGTGGCCTCGGGCCGCTTCGGTGTCACCGCCGAGTACCTGAACCACTGCGAAGAGCTTGAAATCAAGGTCGCGCAGGGGGCGAAGCCCGGCGAGGGCGGCCAGCTTCCGGGGATGAAGGTCACGGACCTGATCGCGCGTCTGCGGCATTCGACCAAGGGCGTGACGCTGATCTCGCCGCCGCCGCACCACGACATCTACTCGATCGAGGACCTTGCGCAGCTGATCTACGACCTCAAGCAGATCAACCCGCGCTGCAAGGTGACGGTGAAGCTGGTGGCCTCTTCGGGCGTCGGCACCATCGCGGCGGGTGTGGCCAAGGCCGAGGCCGACGTGATCCTGATCTCGGGTCACAACGGCGGCACGGGCGCGTCGCCGGGCACCTCGATCAAGTTCGCGGG
This region of Ponticoccus alexandrii genomic DNA includes:
- a CDS encoding aromatic amino acid transaminase — its product is MFETLKEQPADKILQLMQLFKEDPRENKIDLGVGVYKDASGNTPIMRAVKAAEKQLWEAEQTKAYTGLAGDPAYGDAMVSLVLGDAVPRSQVAAAATPGGTGAVRQAFDMIRMANPAARVFVSDPTWPNHLSILKHMQIETVPYRYFDDETRGVDFDGMMADLDAVKSGDVVLVHGCCHNPTGANLNMTQWKALVELLLAKGAVPMVDIAYQGFGDGLEEDAQAVRLIASSVPECLIAASCSKNFGIYRERTGLLMAVAQDPAKQKLNQGTLNYLNRQNFSFPPDHGARLVTMVLTDDALRADWQAELEEVRNTMLGLREQLAGELQRLSGSDRFGFIAQHRGMFSRIGATPEQVQTMRDDFGVYMVGDSRMNIAGLNKTTVPILAEAIVKAGV
- a CDS encoding antibiotic biosynthesis monooxygenase family protein; the encoded protein is MIAIIFEVIPAEGKKQAYLDIAATMRPLVEQVEGFISVERFQSLTNPDKLLSISFFEDEAAVDRWRQLEKHRAAQEAGRGGLFAGYRLRVAHVLRDYGKEDRAEAPEDSRARHGG
- the rsfS gene encoding ribosome silencing factor; translated protein: MGAVTSSKPGGEALLARVLSILSDNKAEDIVQIDLRGKSSVCDHMVICSGRSSRQVSALAEKLADTLKAEFGILSQTEGRDTGDWVLIDAGDVVVHVFRPEVREFYQLEKMWQPVGAATGA
- the rlmH gene encoding 23S rRNA (pseudouridine(1915)-N(3))-methyltransferase RlmH, whose translation is MRVHLCVVGRLKAGPEHALVSDYIKRFDRSGRAMGLGPLTVHEVDDRKGGGMAGEAVLLRRALPSCARLCVMDERGRVMGSPAFAERLAGWRDTGTQDLAFVIGGADGIDPALRAEADFALSFGEMVWPHMLVRVMLTEQLYRAASILAGAPYHRA
- a CDS encoding undecaprenyl-diphosphate phosphatase; translation: MPLTQLLILALIQGVTEFLPVSSSGHLILLPSLTGMQDQGQVIDVAVHVGTLFAVILYFRRDVAMAASGALRLLTGRRDTAGAELAFLLLMATIPVILAGLALKLTGLDDALRSVAVIGWAMLGFGLVLWWADTRSPTVRTDTDWNLRDAIIMGLWQAVALIPGTSRSGITITAARRLGYTRQDAAKLAMLMSIPTIIASGTLLGLEVATTADAAAARDGAIAAAFAFVAALGALALMMRLLRSVSFTPYVIYRIILGAVLLWIAYS
- a CDS encoding NAD(P)-dependent oxidoreductase translates to MAKQPMLKFVTTQREMPAKREADVRNRDFAEIYAEYADQKAKEQASRCSQCGVPYCQSHCPLHNNIPDWLNLTATGRLQEAYEISQATNTFPEICGRICPQDRLCEGNCVIEQSGHGTVTIGSVEKYITDTAWEEGWVKPAAPEVERKESVGIIGAGPGGLAAADMLRRAGVQVTVYDRYDRSGGLLTYGIPGFKLEKEVVMRRNKQLEAGGVRFVMNCSVGEDMSFEEIRAQHDAVIIATGVYKSRDLGGPGAGAKGIVKAIDYLTASNRVANFGDTVAEYDSGELNAKGKKVVVIGGGDTAMDCVRTAIRQGAESVKCLYRRDRANMPGSQREVQNAEEEGVQFEWLTAPAGFKSGEADAVDSVIVQKMRLGAPDASGRQSPEVIEGSDYDEPADLVIKALGFEPEELPTLWGCPELEVTRWGTVKAQFTSGRTALEGVYAVGDIVRGASLVVWAIRDGRDCAEAILGDLNSRAAAIAAE
- a CDS encoding GFA family protein, with the translated sequence MFAITVPEPAMRVAGVENIRSLRSSDWASRSFCGKCGSALWYRYDKGVDGAGDYEVAVGLLDDAGGLVLEREIFADQKPECWSLAGDHPKLSRAETLALYGGGA
- a CDS encoding GFA family protein; this encodes MSVARGHCLCGAVTVQVTDLPDELSACHCALCTRWGGGVQMGIEVPLSALTVAGPVKRHRSSELADRAWCDTCGSSLFLAGHGEDVVWLSPGLFENAGGAELVSVVYADRHPDGFWLEGARVERVSQQDYEADNPHLNEEC